The segment ACTGACCACTCGAGTCGCGGACAGCCGCGGTCCACAGCGATGCGTGCCACATGTCGAAACAGCTGTCTGCCCAGGCCCAGGTTGCGCCAACTGGCACGTATGTAAATATCTTCCAGATAGAGCCCCGCCTGCCCGGTAAATGTTGAGAAGGTAGGATAGAACAGCGCATATCCCACCACGGCGGTATCGACTTCAGCGATTATAGCCATGGCTGCCGGATTGGAACCGAACAGGCTCTGTCGAAGAATCGGTCCGGTGGCAGTGACCTCATCCCCCAGCCGTTCGTAGTCCGCAAGCTCCCGGATCAATTCAATCAGTAACTCGCAGTCTTCAGGCGTGGCGGGTCGGATAGTCATCGGGGGTGGGCTGGTCAGCGCGGGCATCGAAATCCTCCAGATCCAATCGATTGCAGTGACACGGGCCGACAAAGGTAACAGAATAGGCTGGTCAGTTACAGCGGCGGGCAGTGGGCGAGTCGGCGGGATATCTCTGCCGGAGTATCAGGCAGCCCGAAATATGTTAAGTTACGTCATTGCGTCTGCGAACCCAAAGCAGGGCGTTTTTATAAAACAACAACACACACGGATCATTATCCCGACAGGGGCTTGCCATGACTTTAGCTACCATTGCTAACCTGCTGATATTTATTGCTGTTCTTGGTTTTCTGTTTCAACTGGGGCGCCAGAAAATTGGTTTATCCCGCAGAGTACTGGCCGGCCTGATTGCCGGTGCCGTTCTTGGTCTGTTTCTGCAGGTGGCTTACGGCGGCAGTACCGAAGTCATGCAGGGCACCCTCGAATGGACCAATGTTGTTGCCAATGGCTACGTGAATCTGCTGCGCATGATTATTATGCCGCTGATTCTCATTACCATGATCGCGGCCGTGCTCAGGGTCGAGGAGATCAAATCACTGGGTAAGATAGGAGGCTCGGTAGTTGGCCTGCTGATTCTCACGACCATGATCGCGGCTCTGGTCGGTATCGCCATGGCACTGCTGTTTGGACTGAACGCCGGCGAACTTGTCGCTGGCGCGCGGGAACTGGCGCGGGCGGAAGTGTTGCAGGCGCGGCAAGGCAGTGTCGCCGACATGAGCATTGCGGAATTGCTGGTGAGTTTCATTTCCACCAATATTTTTGCTGATCTGACTGACGCCCGCTCAACCTCAATAATCAGTGTGGTTGTTTTCGGGCTGATCTTTGGTATTGCTGCGCTGCTGGTGTGTGAAGAAACTCCGGAACGGGCAGACCCAATCAAGGGCTTTGTCGATACCACCCAGGCAGTGATCATGCGGCTGGTGAAGATCGTCATGGCATTGACTCCCTATGGAGTAGCCGCGTTGATGACCCGGGTAATTGCCACTTCTGATGGCCAGGCCATCCTCAATCTGATTGGATTTGTGGTGGCGTCCTACCTGGCGATTTTCATCATGTTTCTGGTGCATGCCCTGTTTGTCATTCTACTGGGCGTCAACCCTCGCAGCTATTTCCAGAAGGTCTGGCCGGTCTTGACCTTCGCTTTTGTCACCCGCAGCTCGGCAGCCACGATTCCGCTCACCATCCGGGCTCAGATCGAAGAGCTGAAAGTCCCGGCCCCCATTGCCAATATTGCCGCCTCATTCGGTGCCACCATCGGACAGAATGGCTGTGCCGGCATTTATCCGGCCATGCTGGCGGTCATGGTGGCACCCACCATGGGCGTGGCCATCGACTTAAGCTTTATCGCCAGCCTGGTGGTGATCATTGCCATCGGATCGTTTGGCATTGCCGGCGTTGGTGGCGGCGCGACAAATGCCGCCCTGGTAGTGCTGCCGGCGATGGGTTTCCCCGTAGAGATTGTGGCCTTGTTGATTTCGATTGAACCATTGATCGACATGGCAAGAACCGCCTTGAACGTAAATGGGGCGATTACTACCGGCATGATTACTTCCAGGCTGCTGGGAAGCAGTGTGACCAGTGAGGGTGCGGGAGCGGAGGCTGAATTACAGAGTCAGTCCTGAGGATTTTGGCAGCGGGCGCCGTCGCCTGGATCAGTCGGGCACCACCGGTGTCTGCTCAGGAGCGTACCGGCAACTTCTAGCCGCAGTTGGAGATAGGTGAAAATGAAGAGCAGAATGCCTCCTTGCTGGAATTTCAAAGCAACACGTTGCACAGGTATCCTGGCTGTCATGCTGGGGCTGGTCGCATGTGGTGAGCCCGCCCCCCAGGCACCTCCTCTCAGTTTTGAGGAACGCCTGCAGCAGCAATTGATCGAAGCACGGTCTGGCGATGTGATCGAGATTCCTGCCGGCATTCATCAGATGAGCCGCAGTCTTTCTCTGACGGTTCCCGGCGTCACAATCCGTGGCCAGGGCATGGATCAGTCAGTCCTGTCCTTCAAGAACCAGTTGCAGGGAGCCGAGGGACTGCTGGTCAGTGGCGATGATTTTGTCATAGCTGACCTGGCGATTGAGGACACGATCGGCGACGCACTGAAGATCAATGAAAGTAACAAAGTGACGGTAAGCAGGGTGAGGACCGAGTGGACAGGCGGACCTTCTGAATCCAACGGTGCTTATGGCATCTACCCGGTCCAGAGCAGCAATGTGCTGATTGACGGGGCTGTGGCCATTGGTGCTTCAGATGCCGGTATCTACGTGGGCCAGTCAACCAACATCATAGTCCGTAATTCCCGAGCCGAGAATAACGTGGCGGGAATCGAAATAGAAAATTCCACCTTTGCTGATGTACACGATAACGTGGCCACGAACAACACCGGTGGGATACTGGTGTTCGATCTGCCGGATCTGCCAGTTCAAGGCGGGCGCAATACGCGCGTTTTCAATAATCGGATAAGCACCAACAATACAGGCAATTTTGCGCCTGCAGGTAATATCGTCGGTACGGTGCCGGCAGGAACCGGCCTGATGGTGCTGGCTAATGACAATATAGAGATATTCGACAACCAGTTCGAGGGTAATAACAGCGCCAATGTCATGATAGTCAGCTATCACATCACCGGCCTGGGCATTGAAGACCCCGATTATGACCCTTATCCGGAGCAGATTTATCTGCATGGCAACAGCTTCGCAGGCGGCGGGATGAGTCCTGACTCCGAACCATTGAAGGCTCTGCAGGCCGCCACCGGGCAGCCGGTACCGGATGTGGTCTGGGACGGGACAGTTGTCGAGGGACGTTCTGCGCAGGACATTCTGTGCCTGCAGGACAACGGCGAGGTCGGATTCGTCAACCTGGATGCAGCCAATGGGTTTGCAGCGCCGTCTTTTGATCCGGCTGCCCATGAATGCTCAATGCCGAGCTTGTCCAGAATTGAGTTTTAGGCTTTAACGAAGCAGGTGGTTTGTCCTATGTTTCGGAACCTGGCGATGGTCATTGTCCTGCTGTTTCTGCAAGCCTGCAGTAAAGATGGCCCGGTTTTTCATGCCACTGAAAATCCTTTGCGATTGTCGGAATGGAAGCTGCTCACGGTTGCTGACAATCGGATCGCACCTGCGGCTGAAACACTGGTATTCAAA is part of the Gammaproteobacteria bacterium genome and harbors:
- a CDS encoding cation:dicarboxylase symporter family transporter; translated protein: MTLATIANLLIFIAVLGFLFQLGRQKIGLSRRVLAGLIAGAVLGLFLQVAYGGSTEVMQGTLEWTNVVANGYVNLLRMIIMPLILITMIAAVLRVEEIKSLGKIGGSVVGLLILTTMIAALVGIAMALLFGLNAGELVAGARELARAEVLQARQGSVADMSIAELLVSFISTNIFADLTDARSTSIISVVVFGLIFGIAALLVCEETPERADPIKGFVDTTQAVIMRLVKIVMALTPYGVAALMTRVIATSDGQAILNLIGFVVASYLAIFIMFLVHALFVILLGVNPRSYFQKVWPVLTFAFVTRSSAATIPLTIRAQIEELKVPAPIANIAASFGATIGQNGCAGIYPAMLAVMVAPTMGVAIDLSFIASLVVIIAIGSFGIAGVGGGATNAALVVLPAMGFPVEIVALLISIEPLIDMARTALNVNGAITTGMITSRLLGSSVTSEGAGAEAELQSQS
- a CDS encoding GNAT family N-acetyltransferase yields the protein MPALTSPPPMTIRPATPEDCELLIELIRELADYERLGDEVTATGPILRQSLFGSNPAAMAIIAEVDTAVVGYALFYPTFSTFTGQAGLYLEDIYIRASWRNLGLGRQLFRHVARIAVDRGCPRLEWSVLDWNQPAIDFYQRLGAEPLSDWLGRRLTGVALKSAAGLTDDC
- a CDS encoding parallel beta-helix domain-containing protein yields the protein MKSRMPPCWNFKATRCTGILAVMLGLVACGEPAPQAPPLSFEERLQQQLIEARSGDVIEIPAGIHQMSRSLSLTVPGVTIRGQGMDQSVLSFKNQLQGAEGLLVSGDDFVIADLAIEDTIGDALKINESNKVTVSRVRTEWTGGPSESNGAYGIYPVQSSNVLIDGAVAIGASDAGIYVGQSTNIIVRNSRAENNVAGIEIENSTFADVHDNVATNNTGGILVFDLPDLPVQGGRNTRVFNNRISTNNTGNFAPAGNIVGTVPAGTGLMVLANDNIEIFDNQFEGNNSANVMIVSYHITGLGIEDPDYDPYPEQIYLHGNSFAGGGMSPDSEPLKALQAATGQPVPDVVWDGTVVEGRSAQDILCLQDNGEVGFVNLDAANGFAAPSFDPAAHECSMPSLSRIEF